Within Selenomonadales bacterium, the genomic segment TGCGAGATGGAGCTGGCGACGCGGGCGGGCAAGGGGTTTCCGCTGGACAAGATACCGTTCGCGAGTGAAACGTATCGGACGAAGCGCAGTTACCGCGTGCGCTGGTATGAGTACGACGGGCGCGTCATATGGGGGCTGACTGCGAATATTCTCTTAGCATTCGTGCGCGCCGTGCGTGAAGGACGTGTGCGACTTCCCGAATAAAAAAGATACCCGATGGGCTTGCGTGCCTGTCGGGTATTTTTTTGATATCGTTATGCTGTTTTTCGTGCGTAGATGATGATGGCACTAAGAACGAGGACAAGCCCTGCCGCGCGAAGGAGCGTGAATGGTTCGTCGACAACGACGATGCCGAGCATGGTTGCAACGAGCGGAGAGAGCGCGCAGAAGATGCCTGCCGTTTCTGCCGAGCAGTAGCTTTGCGCGAGCGGTTGGAGCGTGAAGCCGAACGCGGAGCAGACGACAGCCAGATAGAGGAGGCATTCATAGGTCAGTGCTTCCTGCGGAACGGACGGCGACTCGAACAAAAAAGCACCTATCATCGACAGTACGCCCATCGTCAGTACTTGCAGAAAACCGACCGTCAGCGGTTCGGCATCGGGTGCCAGTCGTGATGTCGCGACGATGCTCATCGCATAGAGGAGGGCGGCGAGCAGCATCAGCCATTCGCCGAAGGAAAGACTGAGCCCTGCACCTGTCCACGACATACATACCACACCGCCGAGCGCGAGAAGCGAGCAGACGACCGCACGCCCGTCGGGAAGCCTTCGCGCAAGGATCGCCGTGAGGATAGGCACCATCACGATCGCCGTGTTTTCAAGAATGGACGCGACTGACGTATCCGTCGTCAAAAGCCCCATCAGTTCTGCCACCATCGTCAGGAAAAAGAGCGAGCCGATGATGATGCCTGCCCGTGCGTCGCGCATCGTCGTGCGCTTTAGGCGAGAGATCATGAACGGAAGCAGTACCGTACACGCTAAAAGCGAGCGGTATCCGAGAAGCGTCAGCGGTGCAAGCTCCAGCATACAAAATTTCGAAAACAGATACCCCGTCGCACGTGCCGCGATAAGCGAAGCCAGCAGAATGACTGCCGTGCGCGAGGAAAGCGTAAGATTCATGGGAAGATTCCTTTCGTTGGTAGATAATAAGGATAGTATAGCATAGGAAAGGAGGGGAGAAAAGAGCCGTAGCCTCCAAGCTATATACATTACAAGATATGCTCTCTCCCTCCGTCACGGACAAGCCGTGCCACCTCCCTCATCAGAGGGAGGCATTAGAGTATGAGGAAGATATTTTTACCGTTCTAAACCTTAGCAGTAAACTAGCATCGGTGTGTCACGCTTTTTGAAGCGGTGCAGTCCGTTATAGCGTAGGCTAGGGTCCGCTTCAACAGCGTGCGCCTTTTTTGTTACTTATTGGAGAAGTATCCAAGAAGCAAGTCCGAAGGGCGATGCTGATTGGTTAATACTTCCCATGCGATAGCGACCCAAGAAGCACACCGTTAGGGAGTGCTGATTGGTCAGTCGCGAACCGCTGGGG encodes:
- a CDS encoding DMT family transporter yields the protein MNLTLSSRTAVILLASLIAARATGYLFSKFCMLELAPLTLLGYRSLLACTVLLPFMISRLKRTTMRDARAGIIIGSLFFLTMVAELMGLLTTDTSVASILENTAIVMVPILTAILARRLPDGRAVVCSLLALGGVVCMSWTGAGLSLSFGEWLMLLAALLYAMSIVATSRLAPDAEPLTVGFLQVLTMGVLSMIGAFLFESPSVPQEALTYECLLYLAVVCSAFGFTLQPLAQSYCSAETAGIFCALSPLVATMLGIVVVDEPFTLLRAAGLVLVLSAIIIYARKTA